A section of the Bifidobacterium sp. ESL0728 genome encodes:
- a CDS encoding ABC transporter ATP-binding protein → MLLELDHISKIYGDLHAVDDLSLTVPAGQWLAVVGSSGSGKTTLMNIIGCMDSPSKGSVTLEGRELNDLNATQLADVRKNVIGLVFQKFYLVPHLTAVENVMVAQYYHSVVDEKEALEALDHVGLKDRAKHLPSELSGGEQQRVCIARALINHPKLILADEPTGNLDEKNEKIVLDLFRELHEQGTTIIVVTHDALVASCAQREIMLNHGVLVGEQWNDQKAREAYEAAGGKPASTGAQVEGAQQGDAPISFANPTKAAKVQG, encoded by the coding sequence ATGCTGCTCGAACTTGATCATATTTCGAAGATCTACGGCGACCTTCACGCGGTGGACGACCTCAGCCTCACCGTGCCGGCGGGGCAGTGGCTCGCGGTCGTGGGCTCGTCCGGTTCCGGCAAGACCACGCTGATGAACATCATCGGCTGCATGGATTCGCCGTCCAAGGGTTCGGTGACGCTTGAAGGCCGCGAGCTCAACGACTTGAACGCCACTCAGCTGGCCGACGTGCGCAAGAACGTCATCGGTCTGGTCTTCCAGAAGTTCTACCTTGTGCCGCACCTGACCGCCGTCGAAAACGTGATGGTGGCGCAGTACTATCATTCGGTGGTCGACGAAAAGGAGGCGCTTGAGGCGCTTGACCATGTGGGCTTAAAAGACCGTGCGAAGCATCTGCCCAGCGAGCTTTCCGGCGGCGAGCAGCAGCGTGTGTGCATCGCCCGTGCGCTGATCAATCATCCCAAGTTGATTTTGGCCGACGAGCCCACCGGCAACCTGGACGAGAAGAACGAGAAAATCGTGCTTGACCTCTTCCGTGAGTTGCATGAGCAGGGAACCACCATCATCGTGGTGACGCACGACGCGTTGGTCGCCTCGTGTGCGCAACGCGAGATCATGCTGAACCACGGTGTGCTGGTCGGCGAGCAGTGGAACGATCAAAAGGCGCGTGAGGCTTACGAAGCAGCGGGAGGCAAACCAGCCTCCACCGGCGCGCAAGTCGAAGGCGCCCAGCAAGGCGATGCCCCGATTTCGTTCGCCAACCCGACGAAAGCTGCGAAAGTCCAAGGATAA
- a CDS encoding YhgE/Pip domain-containing protein — protein sequence MRKLFTGDIRRITSNIISIIILIGLVVIPALFTWFNVTASWDPFDNTKNLKFAVASVDEGYSSDLMPVKMKLGDQVIGQLRANSQLDWTFTTKDKAIEGTKAGTYYAAVIIPKDFSRNMMTFFSSDAKHATLEYYTNEKKNAVAPKVTGQGADQISKEVNEMFARTITSTALSVANGLSKQLDSSDARERLTTFNGNINDLASQLNDSATNVDAYASLIDVSETLLSSSSTLLNNASNDAGKSLKQLNKAGGSVKNVSGALDTATSALSQALNASSAGNGAIAADIGNAFDSAGKSSADVSATIRKQAGLIGDQAAQYQKIRDSLASISGVPSDTLTILDNIITQQKALQTALNTSANDLDAKTGDAAGQHEQIVGLANQSKTAIDGLNTNLSKTLKPQIASITSSLSSVSGALGSGGTDLNNSVTALNATANQASSKLKQARATLSDTSTTLSDASGKLTTFSQQLTEALNSGDMAKVKKLLSGDPDKLAATLAAPVALKRNAVFPVENFGTSLTPFYTFIPLWVGSLLIALTIKTNVSRETRRKLGEIGSGAGWSWIRKRRRQRNRKSTNQAKATGDITAINSASTAPISDIVAGSSARTGNDSATASTSARTAAASDYEDTPVFDSPIATTGIDGTATQRTDFFKANANAHPDANSAAKIISPDSKSVPVDDADNNDTQHIATGETAAEQSALPDNESVPIDDAGRLFDEPKPYQLFLGRFGIFAFISLLQSTFSCAGTLLFLRVHAVHPMLFMLAGWVSGLVYAFVIYTLVACFGTIGKALTVIVLVMQISGSSGTYPLQVLPKFVQIINPFLPATHSIQAARAAIAGIYQGDFWIQMGIVLIYAAVMLVIGLIMPKPSKFNTWFSGQMERTKLI from the coding sequence ATGCGGAAACTTTTCACCGGCGACATTCGGCGCATCACCAGCAATATCATCTCGATCATCATTCTGATCGGCCTGGTCGTCATTCCCGCGCTGTTCACCTGGTTCAACGTCACCGCAAGCTGGGACCCCTTCGACAACACCAAAAACCTCAAATTCGCCGTGGCGAGCGTTGACGAGGGCTATTCCAGCGACCTCATGCCGGTGAAAATGAAACTCGGCGACCAGGTCATCGGCCAGCTGCGCGCCAACAGCCAGCTTGACTGGACTTTTACGACCAAAGACAAGGCCATCGAAGGCACCAAGGCCGGAACCTACTACGCGGCGGTCATCATTCCCAAGGATTTCAGCCGCAATATGATGACCTTCTTCTCCTCCGACGCCAAGCACGCCACACTTGAGTATTACACCAATGAGAAGAAGAACGCCGTCGCGCCGAAGGTCACCGGCCAGGGTGCCGATCAGATTTCCAAAGAGGTCAACGAGATGTTCGCGCGCACCATCACCAGCACGGCGCTGAGTGTGGCCAACGGGCTTTCCAAACAGCTCGATTCCTCCGACGCCCGCGAGCGCCTGACCACATTCAACGGCAATATCAACGATCTGGCCAGCCAGCTCAACGATTCCGCGACCAACGTGGACGCCTACGCCAGCCTCATCGATGTGTCCGAAACCCTACTTTCCAGCTCCTCGACCCTGCTCAACAACGCCTCGAACGATGCCGGCAAATCGCTAAAACAGCTCAACAAGGCCGGTGGCAGCGTCAAGAACGTTTCCGGCGCACTCGATACCGCAACTTCCGCACTTTCGCAGGCATTGAACGCCAGCAGCGCAGGCAACGGCGCCATTGCCGCCGACATCGGCAACGCCTTCGACAGCGCCGGCAAATCCTCCGCCGACGTCTCGGCGACGATCCGCAAGCAGGCAGGACTCATCGGCGATCAGGCAGCGCAATATCAGAAAATCCGGGATTCACTTGCATCGATTTCCGGCGTTCCCTCCGACACGCTTACCATCCTCGACAACATCATCACCCAACAGAAGGCCCTGCAAACCGCACTGAACACTTCGGCCAACGACCTCGACGCGAAGACCGGCGATGCAGCAGGGCAGCACGAGCAAATCGTGGGCCTCGCCAACCAATCCAAAACGGCCATCGACGGGCTCAACACCAATCTTTCGAAGACGTTGAAGCCGCAAATCGCCAGCATCACTTCGTCGCTTTCCTCGGTTTCCGGGGCTCTCGGCTCTGGTGGAACCGACCTCAACAACAGTGTGACGGCGCTCAATGCCACCGCCAATCAGGCCAGCAGCAAGCTCAAGCAGGCGCGGGCGACGTTGAGCGACACCTCGACCACCCTTTCCGATGCCAGCGGCAAACTGACCACATTCAGCCAGCAACTTACCGAGGCGCTGAACAGCGGTGACATGGCCAAAGTCAAGAAGCTACTTTCGGGCGACCCCGACAAGCTCGCCGCCACCCTGGCCGCACCCGTCGCGCTCAAACGCAACGCGGTCTTCCCTGTCGAGAATTTCGGCACGTCACTGACCCCGTTCTACACGTTCATCCCGCTCTGGGTCGGTTCGCTTTTGATTGCGCTGACTATCAAAACCAACGTTTCACGTGAAACGCGACGCAAGCTGGGTGAAATTGGCTCGGGAGCCGGTTGGAGCTGGATCCGCAAACGCCGACGGCAGCGGAACCGCAAATCCACAAACCAAGCCAAAGCAACTGGCGACATCACTGCAATCAACAGCGCAAGCACAGCTCCGATCTCGGACATTGTCGCGGGCTCATCTGCCCGAACCGGCAATGACAGCGCTACGGCAAGCACTTCGGCAAGAACGGCCGCCGCTTCGGACTACGAGGATACTCCGGTTTTCGATTCCCCGATTGCCACCACTGGTATCGACGGTACCGCCACACAACGTACGGATTTCTTCAAAGCCAACGCTAATGCTCATCCCGATGCCAACAGCGCCGCTAAAATCATCTCGCCAGATAGCAAATCGGTTCCCGTCGATGATGCTGACAACAACGACACACAACATATAGCTACCGGCGAGACCGCGGCCGAACAATCTGCCCTGCCGGATAACGAATCCGTCCCGATCGACGATGCCGGACGTCTTTTTGACGAACCCAAGCCCTATCAGCTTTTCCTCGGCCGTTTCGGCATCTTCGCCTTCATTTCGCTGCTGCAAAGCACTTTCTCCTGCGCTGGAACCCTGCTGTTCCTGCGGGTTCACGCGGTTCATCCGATGCTGTTCATGCTCGCCGGCTGGGTTTCCGGCCTGGTTTATGCGTTCGTCATTTATACGTTGGTGGCCTGCTTCGGCACCATCGGCAAGGCATTGACGGTCATCGTTTTGGTGATGCAGATTTCCGGGTCTTCCGGCACTTATCCGTTGCAGGTGCTGCCCAAGTTCGTACAGATCATCAACCCGTTCCTGCCCGCAACGCACTCGATACAGGCCGCCCGCGCCGCCATCGCAGGCATCTACCAGGGCGATTTCTGGATTCAGATGGGCATCGTCCTGATTTATGCCGCCGTGATGCTCGTCATCGGCCTGATCATGCCGAAGCCGTCAAAGTTCAACACCTGGTTCTCCGGCCAAATGGAACGCACCAAGCTGATCTAA
- a CDS encoding YhgE/Pip domain-containing protein, whose product MSNVLAIVRRDIVRLLRVPAAWVVLFGLVFIPPLYAWFNIAGFWNPYGNTNGIEVIVVNNDRGTDSKAIGKMNMGVQIVRQLKSNNQLGWKFADRSEAMQRVESGASYASIVIPEDFSDRVAGVIEGHSTRPTLEYYVNEKANALASRITDTGASTVDSQVNETFVSTVSKVVSGVVNKTDSDINTKADTATADTLADLDKAQRSVADIRSNIADLTATLNGVPNKTKAARGTLDKTQKAGTQASKQLKDAAAAITDTQNSLNDFSNNAGVTLDQSSNLLSQASSQSNVAINSVAAGLTKANGDVGSALSTAQQINTDTASLISRLEAAGVPGSSSAIADLKTQNQRLGDSISALNDLNSSKNLGSTVSSTVSAANGINTSTQSALGNAANARKTITTGALPQLNNGLNGLSSVAATSSANLASQGSLITQSTLVLNQLDQAAATAAKALAGTDKGLASLQGHLSTLTTDISALSSSSALGSSGILAKSVGGDGKLDAAKIADFMLSPTVLDTKVVYPVSTYGSGMAPLFTNLTLWVGAFMLVVLMKLEVDDDELESEPTPAQRYWGRWILFALIASLQAIVTVLGELVIGVQCHNVPIFIITAMLASMVYVSITYALSATFLHVGKALCVALVIIQIPGSSGMYPIEMMPKFFRDMYPYLPFTYSINALRETIAGFYHADWFVNMGRLMVFAILFFILGLVVKPHMGNLQRLVDRQLKASDIITSEPALHKSHEYRISQALSMLADKEEYRAGIEERARKFALLYPKLMHGALAVGIAVPAAMAITFSLTTGTKVIALAAWVIWFLAIIIFLVVVESIRDSLARQVRLGNLEDDAVRTLLYERQRPRRKGKPKNPRPTNDAEGGEKQ is encoded by the coding sequence ATGAGCAACGTTTTGGCCATCGTGCGACGCGACATCGTGCGCCTGCTGCGCGTGCCGGCGGCTTGGGTCGTCCTGTTCGGACTTGTCTTTATCCCACCGCTTTACGCGTGGTTCAATATCGCGGGTTTCTGGAACCCATACGGCAATACCAACGGTATCGAAGTAATCGTGGTCAACAACGACCGCGGCACCGATTCCAAGGCCATCGGCAAAATGAACATGGGCGTGCAAATCGTACGCCAGCTCAAAAGCAACAACCAGCTGGGCTGGAAATTCGCCGACCGGTCCGAGGCTATGCAACGCGTGGAATCCGGGGCCAGTTACGCCTCCATTGTCATCCCGGAAGATTTCAGCGACCGCGTCGCCGGCGTGATCGAGGGACACAGCACACGCCCGACGCTGGAATATTACGTCAACGAAAAGGCCAACGCACTGGCAAGCCGGATAACCGATACCGGCGCATCGACGGTCGACAGCCAGGTCAACGAGACTTTCGTTTCCACGGTGAGCAAGGTCGTTTCCGGCGTTGTCAACAAAACCGATTCCGACATCAACACCAAAGCCGACACCGCTACGGCCGATACCCTAGCCGACCTTGACAAAGCGCAACGATCCGTCGCCGACATTCGCAGCAACATCGCCGATTTGACAGCTACATTGAATGGCGTTCCCAACAAGACCAAAGCGGCCCGCGGAACGCTCGACAAAACGCAAAAAGCGGGCACACAAGCCTCCAAGCAGCTCAAGGACGCCGCTGCCGCAATCACGGACACCCAAAACAGCCTCAACGATTTCAGCAACAATGCCGGCGTCACGCTTGACCAGAGCTCGAACCTGCTTTCACAGGCCAGTTCGCAGTCGAACGTCGCCATCAATTCGGTCGCGGCAGGACTCACTAAAGCCAACGGGGACGTGGGTTCCGCACTTTCCACGGCCCAGCAAATCAACACCGATACCGCCAGCCTTATCAGCCGTCTCGAAGCAGCAGGCGTGCCAGGCAGCTCAAGCGCCATCGCCGATCTCAAAACGCAGAACCAGCGTCTCGGCGACTCGATTTCTGCCCTGAACGACCTCAATTCCAGCAAGAACCTCGGTTCGACGGTTTCCAGCACCGTTTCGGCGGCCAACGGCATCAACACGTCCACGCAATCGGCTTTGGGAAACGCTGCGAACGCTCGGAAAACCATTACAACAGGCGCGTTGCCACAGCTTAACAACGGTCTGAACGGCCTTTCGAGCGTCGCCGCGACGTCTTCGGCCAACCTCGCTTCGCAAGGCTCGCTGATCACCCAATCCACACTCGTCCTGAACCAGCTTGACCAGGCCGCCGCCACCGCCGCCAAAGCCCTTGCTGGCACCGACAAAGGTCTGGCGAGCCTGCAAGGCCATCTGTCGACGCTGACCACAGATATTTCCGCGCTTTCCAGTTCCTCGGCGCTTGGCAGCTCGGGAATACTGGCAAAGTCTGTGGGCGGTGACGGCAAGCTTGATGCGGCAAAAATCGCTGATTTCATGCTCTCGCCCACCGTCCTCGACACGAAAGTGGTCTACCCGGTGAGCACCTACGGTTCCGGGATGGCACCGCTGTTCACGAATCTGACGCTGTGGGTCGGTGCGTTCATGCTGGTCGTGCTGATGAAGCTGGAAGTGGACGACGACGAGCTGGAAAGCGAGCCGACACCCGCCCAGCGCTACTGGGGACGTTGGATTCTTTTCGCGCTCATCGCCTCACTGCAGGCCATCGTCACCGTGCTGGGCGAGCTTGTCATCGGCGTGCAATGTCACAATGTGCCGATTTTCATCATTACCGCAATGCTTGCTTCGATGGTCTACGTCAGCATCACCTATGCGCTTTCCGCCACCTTCCTGCACGTCGGCAAAGCGCTGTGTGTGGCCCTGGTCATCATTCAGATTCCCGGATCGTCGGGCATGTATCCCATCGAAATGATGCCGAAATTCTTCCGTGACATGTACCCCTACCTTCCGTTTACCTACTCCATCAACGCGCTGCGCGAGACCATCGCCGGCTTCTACCACGCGGATTGGTTCGTCAACATGGGTCGCCTGATGGTCTTCGCCATTCTGTTCTTCATTCTGGGGCTCGTGGTCAAGCCGCACATGGGCAATCTGCAGCGTTTGGTCGACCGACAGCTCAAGGCCAGTGACATCATTACCAGCGAGCCTGCGTTGCACAAGTCCCATGAATACCGGATTTCACAGGCCCTCAGCATGTTGGCCGACAAAGAGGAATACCGTGCCGGCATCGAGGAACGCGCTCGGAAATTCGCCTTGCTTTACCCCAAGCTCATGCATGGCGCGCTGGCTGTCGGCATTGCCGTCCCGGCAGCCATGGCCATCACGTTCTCGCTGACCACCGGCACCAAGGTCATCGCGCTGGCCGCGTGGGTCATCTGGTTCCTTGCCATCATTATCTTCCTGGTCGTCGTCGAGTCCATCCGCGACAGTCTCGCCAGGCAGGTGCGCCTCGGCAATCTCGAGGATGACGCCGTGCGCACGTTGCTATACGAACGTCAACGGCCGCGCAGGAAGGGGAAACCCAAAAATCCCCGTCCGACGAATGACGCGGAAGGGGGCGAGAAGCAATGA
- a CDS encoding toxin — protein MIPESDENEPQPPDGFMWYNIKLFPLKSAFKHGVSEEDMCYAVRHPRFITPLREEPLKELYLGFDTVGRPLEVIVDDLPPGKAIIHAMPMRKKYILYLAKGGRK, from the coding sequence ATGATTCCCGAAAGCGATGAAAATGAGCCACAACCACCCGATGGATTTATGTGGTACAATATTAAATTGTTTCCATTAAAATCCGCTTTCAAGCATGGGGTCAGCGAAGAGGACATGTGCTACGCGGTTCGGCACCCTCGTTTCATTACGCCCTTACGCGAAGAACCTTTGAAAGAGCTTTATCTTGGATTCGATACCGTCGGCAGACCGCTGGAGGTGATAGTCGATGACTTGCCACCCGGTAAAGCCATCATCCACGCAATGCCGATGCGCAAGAAGTACATACTCTATTTAGCGAAAGGTGGCAGAAAATGA
- a CDS encoding BspA family leucine-rich repeat surface protein: MKTRNIIATAAASLAALALAIVPQTAMAGEPHPSESIEQTSAAQAYCDASKRSFGTDAYWQLSSDCSQLHLGTRYEGRIGTLPNTRPWYSVRYSIRQVTVDSPVKAHTDSSQMFYDMPYLTSIDLTGLDTSDATNMRNMFYKNPSLGSITLDDKFDTSKVTDMSYMFASNSTLKNLDLGDKFDTSEVTNMNHMFGGMKSVTSINMGPSFSTGNVITMASMFQGDSALKRLDLSGFDTAKISGDDRIDNMLEGCTNLRFVNVGANASFGSAANAPSSSWKSQDGNWTGDPALGFGQDSPSTTWYGRPEVSLGFNANGAQGAAPATMTRDAWPGDPAEFEMPGQGEMTKKDHILAGWAHDEDAVEPHYQTGSVFTLDNDDDTDNDTTMHAVWQRSSPEDGTEPDEDETGETGSEPDEGGTDTSEGEAGSGESEADGNEGGTDTDEGEVEVEEGETDEGETEEGEGEIEPEDEETEPIVVGPALPEASGHSSLTKPEHTTAPATLTQSPEDITAASDQQQTSDAQPQNGLASTGSSAVSLVIVTVTLTLIGLAITLRRSLIRQETM; the protein is encoded by the coding sequence ATGAAGACACGAAATATAATAGCCACTGCGGCCGCTTCTTTGGCCGCTCTCGCCCTTGCCATAGTGCCGCAAACCGCGATGGCCGGGGAGCCTCATCCATCCGAAAGCATCGAGCAGACATCAGCCGCTCAAGCTTACTGCGATGCCAGCAAACGCTCGTTTGGCACCGACGCCTACTGGCAGTTGAGTTCGGACTGCTCGCAACTGCATCTTGGAACCAGATACGAGGGGCGTATCGGCACCTTGCCCAACACCCGACCGTGGTATTCCGTGAGGTACTCGATCAGACAGGTGACGGTGGATTCGCCCGTCAAGGCGCATACCGACTCCTCTCAGATGTTTTATGACATGCCGTATCTGACCAGCATCGACCTGACCGGCCTCGATACCAGCGACGCAACCAACATGCGAAACATGTTTTATAAGAACCCGTCGCTCGGCAGCATCACTTTGGACGATAAATTCGACACCAGCAAGGTGACCGATATGAGCTATATGTTTGCATCGAATTCCACGCTCAAAAACCTTGACTTAGGGGACAAATTCGACACCTCTGAAGTCACCAACATGAACCACATGTTCGGGGGAATGAAAAGCGTGACATCGATCAATATGGGGCCATCGTTCTCTACCGGCAACGTGATCACCATGGCTTCCATGTTCCAAGGCGACTCTGCGCTCAAAAGGCTCGACCTTTCCGGCTTCGATACCGCCAAAATCAGCGGCGACGACAGAATAGACAATATGCTGGAAGGCTGCACCAACCTGCGTTTCGTTAACGTCGGGGCCAATGCGTCGTTCGGAAGCGCAGCCAACGCACCTTCCAGCAGCTGGAAGAGTCAGGACGGTAATTGGACAGGCGACCCTGCCCTTGGTTTCGGGCAGGATTCACCCAGCACAACTTGGTACGGCAGACCGGAGGTTTCGCTGGGTTTCAATGCCAATGGAGCTCAAGGTGCGGCTCCGGCGACGATGACGCGCGACGCTTGGCCAGGAGATCCCGCCGAATTCGAAATGCCCGGTCAGGGAGAGATGACCAAGAAAGACCATATTTTGGCCGGTTGGGCGCATGACGAAGATGCCGTAGAACCTCACTATCAGACCGGTTCCGTGTTCACTTTGGATAATGACGACGACACCGACAACGACACGACGATGCACGCGGTCTGGCAGCGAAGCAGCCCCGAAGACGGGACCGAACCGGACGAGGACGAGACCGGCGAGACTGGATCAGAACCTGACGAAGGCGGCACCGACACCAGCGAGGGCGAAGCGGGTTCCGGCGAAAGCGAGGCGGATGGCAACGAAGGCGGAACCGACACTGATGAAGGCGAAGTCGAGGTGGAAGAAGGTGAAACCGACGAAGGCGAAACCGAAGAAGGCGAAGGAGAAATCGAGCCAGAGGATGAGGAAACCGAACCGATAGTCGTCGGCCCCGCACTGCCTGAAGCGTCTGGTCACTCGTCGCTGACCAAGCCGGAACACACTACTGCGCCCGCAACCCTCACGCAAAGCCCAGAAGACATAACCGCGGCGTCCGATCAGCAGCAAACAAGTGACGCACAACCGCAAAATGGTCTTGCGAGCACCGGCTCATCCGCCGTCAGCCTCGTCATCGTTACAGTCACTCTTACACTTATCGGATTGGCCATAACCTTGCGCCGCTCTTTAATCCGCCAAGAAACAATGTAA
- a CDS encoding putative ABC transporter permease encodes MKGSGTMGAAPDDENSEKLLTGKAVKISKVGNTDKAVRTSKADKADSVDNTNKTLLNSAKSSTNAFDRATDSAKSSANALGRAASSAAGAVAHSAARAAEGVSDASRNLANHASEHLTVIGRIYGVLVLLVGLVGVPYVGYAIFDGVHRFFTGRLHADPLDLTFLLTCAQTVVSFANAAALIVFGVMLLRDTRKHAAQWAYLLMAVTVAQGMLSLALQGLGLGVGLSLIQIAILVALAIGLDPALIGERAVQRKLKRMDEHDEYIEAKGAGMLGRDPSGKGYVELNVFNVFWLFVVGCVGGLIVEEIYHLIFFNEWQDRAGLIWGPFSPIYGFGVVVLTMCLNRLWHSNAILIFFASAIIGGCFEAFVAWFMQIAFGIIAWNYSNDWLPLFGGKTCGKYMVFWGLAGLIWLRELLPRLLKFINLIPWKWRYALTAVMLVFMLVDIAVTLMAFDCWYGRIAGLPQTSPVAQFFGEHFDNTVMQHRFQTMSINPKWSGRA; translated from the coding sequence ATGAAGGGGAGTGGAACGATGGGGGCTGCTCCTGATGATGAAAATTCGGAAAAACTGCTAACTGGAAAAGCTGTCAAAATAAGCAAAGTCGGCAACACTGATAAAGCAGTCCGTACGAGTAAAGCAGATAAAGCCGATAGCGTTGACAACACCAACAAGACTTTGCTCAACTCCGCGAAATCTTCAACGAATGCTTTTGACAGGGCGACGGACTCCGCCAAATCCTCGGCAAACGCACTCGGCAGGGCAGCGAGCTCTGCCGCAGGCGCAGTGGCGCATTCAGCCGCAAGAGCCGCCGAAGGCGTCAGTGACGCCTCTCGCAACCTCGCCAACCATGCGTCTGAACATCTCACTGTGATCGGCCGTATCTATGGTGTCTTGGTTCTGCTGGTGGGGCTTGTCGGCGTGCCATACGTCGGTTACGCGATTTTCGACGGCGTCCATAGATTCTTTACCGGCCGGCTTCACGCCGATCCCCTTGACCTGACGTTCCTGCTGACCTGCGCTCAGACCGTCGTTTCGTTCGCCAACGCCGCCGCACTGATCGTCTTTGGTGTGATGTTACTGCGCGATACGCGCAAGCATGCGGCGCAATGGGCGTACTTACTAATGGCGGTGACCGTGGCCCAGGGCATGCTTTCGTTGGCATTGCAAGGGCTTGGCCTTGGCGTTGGACTATCCCTCATTCAGATCGCGATTCTGGTGGCGCTCGCCATTGGGCTCGACCCGGCGTTGATCGGCGAACGTGCCGTGCAGCGCAAACTCAAGCGCATGGACGAGCACGACGAATACATCGAGGCCAAAGGCGCCGGCATGCTCGGCCGTGACCCGAGCGGCAAGGGTTACGTCGAGCTCAACGTTTTCAACGTGTTCTGGCTTTTCGTGGTCGGTTGCGTCGGCGGTCTCATTGTTGAGGAAATCTATCACCTTATATTTTTCAACGAATGGCAGGATCGTGCGGGGCTGATTTGGGGCCCGTTCTCGCCGATTTACGGCTTCGGCGTCGTGGTACTCACCATGTGCCTGAACCGGCTTTGGCACTCCAATGCCATCCTGATTTTCTTCGCCAGCGCGATTATCGGCGGTTGCTTTGAAGCGTTTGTGGCATGGTTCATGCAAATTGCGTTCGGCATCATCGCATGGAACTATTCGAACGACTGGCTGCCGCTTTTCGGTGGGAAGACCTGCGGCAAATACATGGTTTTCTGGGGGTTGGCGGGCCTGATCTGGTTGCGTGAGCTGTTGCCGCGTCTGCTGAAATTCATCAACCTAATTCCGTGGAAGTGGCGGTATGCGCTCACTGCGGTCATGCTGGTATTCATGCTTGTCGATATCGCCGTGACGCTGATGGCGTTTGATTGCTGGTATGGCCGCATCGCCGGCCTGCCGCAGACATCCCCGGTCGCCCAGTTCTTCGGCGAACATTTCGATAACACCGTGATGCAGCATCGTTTCCAGACGATGAGCATCAACCCGAAGTGGTCCGGTCGCGCGTAA
- a CDS encoding ATP-binding protein, translating into MAKNKRINDGDGLVSGAGTLGEATAGGIGQFDDATLELKPRPDYLATLAKFLDNGAIKVISGMRRCGKSSLLIMLARYLREKGVPQSNIVMANFESSEFFDVTDYRSLTAWLHKRMKDPGHYYVLLDEVQLVDHWERAINALRVDADADVYLTGSNAYLLSSQLATLLSGRYEEINVYPLSFKEFMRYAGLSDSRLGLERYLRFGGLPPVVDQGDDRQLAETMLSGIYNTVVVKDVVQHVQIRNMAIFGDVARFLADTTGSSVAVTNIEHRLASAHRKTAGGTIERYVQGLVDAFLFSRARRYDLKGGTWLQGGEKYYPADSGIRDMLLDFPTGDLGFALENAVYNELRVRGFDVRIGKLGAIEVDFIATKGETKLALQVTATMLEDKTRQRELAPLRQLMPQAVNEGLRRMVLTYDTVGLGVVDGIKIVNAVDWLLE; encoded by the coding sequence ATGGCAAAGAATAAACGTATCAACGACGGCGATGGCTTGGTCTCTGGAGCTGGAACGCTGGGTGAGGCGACCGCCGGCGGAATCGGACAGTTCGATGACGCGACATTAGAACTGAAACCGCGCCCGGATTATCTGGCCACTCTGGCGAAGTTCCTGGACAACGGTGCCATCAAGGTCATCTCTGGCATGCGCCGTTGCGGGAAATCGAGCCTGCTCATCATGCTTGCTAGGTATTTGCGCGAAAAGGGTGTGCCGCAAAGCAACATCGTGATGGCGAATTTCGAGTCCTCCGAGTTCTTCGACGTGACGGATTACCGCAGCTTGACCGCGTGGCTGCACAAGCGGATGAAGGACCCCGGCCATTACTATGTGCTGCTTGACGAGGTGCAACTGGTCGACCACTGGGAGCGTGCCATCAACGCCTTGCGCGTGGACGCCGACGCGGACGTCTACCTGACCGGTTCGAACGCCTATCTACTTTCCTCACAACTGGCTACGCTGCTTTCCGGGCGCTACGAGGAAATCAACGTCTACCCGCTTTCGTTCAAGGAATTCATGCGCTATGCTGGGCTTTCCGACAGCCGGCTTGGGCTGGAACGATACTTGCGCTTCGGGGGACTGCCGCCTGTTGTGGATCAGGGAGATGACCGGCAGCTAGCCGAAACGATGCTTTCGGGAATCTATAACACCGTGGTCGTGAAGGACGTCGTACAACACGTTCAGATCAGAAATATGGCGATTTTCGGCGATGTCGCGCGTTTCTTGGCCGACACCACCGGCTCCAGCGTGGCTGTCACGAACATCGAGCACCGGCTGGCCAGTGCCCACCGCAAAACGGCTGGGGGTACGATAGAACGCTACGTGCAGGGATTGGTGGATGCATTTCTCTTCTCGCGGGCGCGACGTTACGACCTGAAGGGCGGAACTTGGCTGCAGGGCGGGGAGAAATACTATCCCGCCGATTCTGGTATTCGCGACATGCTTTTGGATTTTCCTACGGGAGATCTGGGTTTCGCGCTTGAGAATGCGGTCTATAACGAATTGCGGGTCAGGGGATTCGACGTTCGTATCGGCAAACTCGGGGCCATTGAGGTGGATTTCATCGCAACCAAAGGCGAGACGAAACTCGCGCTTCAGGTTACGGCGACCATGTTGGAGGACAAAACTCGTCAGCGGGAATTGGCTCCGCTACGTCAGCTCATGCCCCAGGCCGTCAACGAAGGGCTACGACGTATGGTGTTGACGTATGACACAGTTGGGCTTGGGGTTGTCGACGGCATCAAGATTGTCAATGCCGTCGATTGGTTGCTGGAGTGA